A single Streptomyces sp. 2114.4 DNA region contains:
- a CDS encoding flavin reductase family protein — MRIDFDPAEMSRNEFYKLLTATVVPRPIAWISTISPDCASTNLAPHSFFTIASVAPPVVQFSSVGRKDTLRNVEATGQFVVNLAPEGLFGQINDTGTDFPHGVSEFEAAGIATEPSLRVKPPRVAASPVALECEVHSTLGIGDSTVVFGRVVHAAVSQDVLVDGHPEISRLKPLSRLGKDEWGTVGEVREISRIRHADWRGPAGNR; from the coding sequence ATGCGCATTGACTTCGATCCCGCTGAGATGTCCCGCAACGAGTTCTACAAGCTCCTGACCGCGACGGTCGTGCCGCGGCCCATCGCCTGGATCTCGACGATCAGCCCTGATTGTGCTTCTACGAACCTGGCCCCCCACTCCTTCTTCACGATCGCGAGTGTCGCGCCGCCCGTGGTGCAGTTCAGCTCCGTCGGTCGCAAGGACACCCTGCGCAATGTCGAGGCGACCGGGCAGTTCGTGGTCAACCTGGCGCCCGAGGGGCTTTTCGGGCAGATCAATGACACGGGCACCGACTTTCCGCATGGGGTGAGCGAGTTCGAGGCGGCCGGGATAGCCACCGAGCCGAGTTTGCGTGTCAAGCCTCCGCGGGTGGCGGCCTCACCGGTGGCGCTGGAGTGCGAGGTGCACAGCACGCTGGGCATCGGGGATTCCACCGTCGTGTTCGGGCGCGTGGTGCATGCGGCAGTCTCGCAGGACGTACTGGTCGACGGCCATCCCGAGATCTCCCGGCTGAAGCCCCTGTCGCGGCTGGGGAAGGACGAATGGGGCACGGTTGGTGAGGTGCGGGAGATCTCCCGTATTCGCCACGCGGACTGGCGGGGGCCGGCGGGCAATCGATAG
- a CDS encoding recombinase family protein, whose product MTHGWVRKGERKGQLVPHEADLVVRIFQDFMSGESAYSIARSFNAEGIQPPAARTWSSTMVAKMLRNPRYAGMVSYAGKHRVQAATAGDGWSLVLFDDEGRPLLGSWEPVIAPKLWSQVQFEWQRRRQKTGIKPGESGTAPARAPWRTWPSGPLLRREVCGHLAGERRQVVGPGRHGPAVQHHMGAGCGLGPVAASPKPGNQCRRPRPPQGGISGSPCCRWPAVMSRSTTPTDLQGGHYDDVRPGFREIASSAEPRHGDRPRHPHHQARPHPHSSLRLGTAVRAASRSTPRSNGVHHLLKADGCLPIRIGRSVRGS is encoded by the coding sequence ATCACCCACGGCTGGGTCCGTAAAGGCGAGCGCAAAGGGCAGCTCGTCCCGCATGAGGCCGACCTGGTCGTACGGATCTTCCAGGACTTCATGTCGGGGGAATCGGCCTACAGCATCGCCAGGAGCTTCAACGCCGAAGGGATCCAGCCTCCTGCCGCCCGCACCTGGTCGTCCACGATGGTCGCCAAGATGCTCCGCAATCCGCGCTACGCAGGCATGGTCTCCTACGCGGGGAAACATCGGGTCCAAGCCGCTACTGCCGGGGACGGATGGTCCCTCGTCCTCTTCGATGACGAGGGACGCCCCTTGCTCGGCTCGTGGGAACCCGTCATCGCCCCCAAGCTCTGGTCCCAGGTCCAGTTCGAGTGGCAACGCCGCCGCCAAAAGACAGGCATCAAGCCCGGCGAGTCCGGCACCGCACCGGCGCGAGCGCCGTGGCGGACGTGGCCGAGTGGCCCGCTGCTCAGGCGTGAGGTCTGCGGCCACCTCGCGGGCGAGCGCCGCCAGGTCGTCGGGCCGGGCCGACACGGGCCTGCCGTTCAGCATCACATGGGGGCCGGGTGCGGCCTGGGGCCAGTGGCCGCGAGCCCTAAGCCAGGCAATCAATGCCGTCGGCCGAGACCGCCGCAGGGCGGGATCTCGGGGTCGCCCTGCTGCCGCTGGCCGGCGGTGATGAGCCGTTCGACGACCCCCACGGATCTGCAGGGAGGTCACTACGACGACGTCCGCCCCGGCTTCAGAGAGATTGCGTCCAGCGCGGAACCACGGCATGGAGACCGCCCCCGTCATCCGCACCATCAAGCGCGCCCCCACCCCCACAGCTCGCTCCGCCTCGGCACAGCGGTGAGAGCAGCCTCCAGGAGCACCCCCCGGAGCAACGGCGTCCATCACTTGCTGAAAGCGGATGGTTGCCTCCCGATCCGGATAGGGCGAAGCGTCCGCGGTTCTTAG
- a CDS encoding FAD-dependent monooxygenase, translating into MESCRGARTALVVGAGMGGLTAASALARRGWQVEIAEISPAGATSGWGLCLTGPSLRALDELGLADPCLAAGYGMSVITHVDVDGRVADEVRLPRLIGAEWPAVVGMGRPALYRTLREHADRCGVVVHHGLTVVAVEQEGEQVRVQMSDGTHRRVALLVGADGIRSSVRRLLGLETSVAYHGQMVWRALVPRPPWATGIQQFAGQSNTAGLVPISDSLAYAFLTENGAEWSVLPDVELVPRSRQLLEGFPGRVEEIRSLLAAGSKSVVRRPVLTAFLDGAWNRGTGVVIGDAAHAPAPQMASGAALAIEDGAVLAQELDCHTSIGAGLDAFVSRRAQRCRTLVENSVAIADLEQAQRYDEAYPLVDACHRQMAEPA; encoded by the coding sequence ATGGAGAGCTGTCGCGGTGCGCGGACGGCCTTGGTCGTGGGCGCGGGCATGGGCGGTCTCACCGCGGCATCGGCCTTGGCACGCAGGGGGTGGCAGGTCGAGATCGCGGAGATCAGTCCGGCCGGAGCGACGTCCGGCTGGGGGTTGTGTCTGACCGGTCCTTCGCTGCGTGCGCTGGACGAACTGGGGCTGGCCGACCCGTGTCTGGCCGCGGGCTACGGCATGAGTGTGATCACGCATGTGGATGTGGACGGCAGGGTTGCGGACGAGGTCCGGTTGCCGCGCCTGATCGGCGCCGAGTGGCCCGCGGTGGTTGGCATGGGGCGTCCGGCGCTGTACCGGACGCTGCGCGAGCATGCCGATCGCTGTGGCGTGGTGGTGCACCACGGGCTGACCGTCGTTGCGGTGGAACAGGAGGGGGAACAGGTCCGCGTGCAGATGTCGGACGGGACGCACCGGCGGGTCGCGCTGTTGGTGGGTGCGGACGGGATCCGCTCGTCGGTACGGCGTCTGCTGGGCCTGGAGACCTCGGTCGCGTACCACGGGCAGATGGTCTGGCGGGCTCTGGTGCCCCGCCCGCCGTGGGCCACCGGGATTCAACAGTTCGCCGGGCAGAGCAATACGGCGGGGCTCGTGCCCATCTCGGACAGCCTGGCGTATGCGTTCCTGACGGAGAACGGAGCGGAGTGGAGCGTCCTGCCTGACGTCGAACTCGTTCCGCGTTCAAGGCAGTTGCTGGAGGGCTTCCCTGGCCGCGTGGAGGAGATCCGCTCCCTGCTGGCGGCCGGGTCCAAGTCAGTGGTACGTCGCCCGGTGCTGACGGCTTTCTTGGACGGTGCCTGGAACCGGGGCACCGGCGTGGTCATCGGTGATGCCGCGCACGCACCCGCACCGCAGATGGCCAGCGGCGCGGCCCTGGCCATCGAGGACGGGGCGGTGCTGGCCCAGGAGCTCGACTGTCACACGTCGATCGGCGCGGGGCTCGATGCCTTCGTCAGCCGACGCGCACAGCGGTGCCGAACACTCGTGGAGAACTCGGTGGCGATCGCCGACCTGGAGCAGGCGCAGCGCTACGACGAGGCGTACCCGCTGGTCGATGCCTGCCACCGGCAGATGGCCGAGCCCGCATGA
- a CDS encoding VOC family protein → MGNSSLTTHLRHIDVAMPDFAEQRQFYTEMWGLTETASDTGVSFLAADGSPEQYVVRLRQGAHKRTDLIAFGAATAADVNTLAARLIAQGVKLLHEPMQLDTPGGGYAVRFFDNEGRVVEVSADVTPRQHRKIEAREPIPVRLSHVLMNSPTPEATVAWYIKHLGFRLSDTMCLGSRGEIMWFLRCSTFHHSFGIVRGPHAAFHHASFEMRGIDEFMRGTGRMRGRGIERLWGPGRHRAGDNVFSYFLDRAGNTVEYTTELEVLDEDTWHPHLYDLRDPTNADQWGTANEMEEFIAAKSHNDVDPGLFVAPPM, encoded by the coding sequence ATGGGCAACAGCAGTCTGACCACCCACCTGCGGCACATCGATGTCGCCATGCCCGACTTCGCCGAGCAGCGTCAGTTCTATACCGAGATGTGGGGGCTGACGGAGACCGCAAGCGATACCGGCGTCTCGTTCCTGGCAGCCGATGGCTCGCCGGAGCAGTACGTGGTGCGGCTGCGCCAGGGAGCGCACAAGCGCACCGACCTCATCGCCTTCGGTGCCGCCACGGCAGCCGATGTCAACACCCTGGCCGCGCGGCTGATCGCACAGGGCGTGAAGCTGCTCCATGAACCGATGCAGCTGGACACCCCCGGGGGTGGCTACGCGGTCCGCTTCTTCGACAACGAGGGCCGCGTGGTCGAGGTCTCCGCCGACGTCACACCACGACAGCACCGCAAGATCGAAGCCCGCGAGCCGATCCCCGTGCGGCTGTCACACGTGCTGATGAACTCTCCCACCCCCGAGGCCACGGTCGCCTGGTACATCAAGCACCTGGGGTTCCGCCTCTCGGACACCATGTGCCTCGGCAGCCGCGGGGAGATCATGTGGTTTCTGCGGTGCAGCACCTTCCACCACAGCTTCGGCATCGTCCGCGGGCCGCACGCGGCCTTCCACCACGCCTCCTTCGAGATGCGCGGCATCGACGAGTTCATGCGCGGGACCGGCCGGATGCGGGGACGGGGCATCGAGCGACTGTGGGGACCGGGGCGGCACCGCGCCGGTGACAACGTCTTCAGCTACTTCCTCGACCGAGCCGGAAACACCGTCGAGTACACCACCGAGCTGGAGGTCCTGGACGAGGACACCTGGCACCCCCACCTCTACGACCTACGCGATCCCACCAACGCGGATCAATGGGGCACGGCCAACGAGATGGAGGAGTTCATCGCCGCCAAGTCCCACAACGACGTCGACCCCGGACTGTTCGTGGCTCCACCGATGTGA
- a CDS encoding AraC family transcriptional regulator, whose translation MSGAIAASCGGLNTTLDTATAGVVNPGDTQELRPARPTPSRFLGLRIDAALVDQEFTALTGRPPVSPIRFDFALDLAEPKGRAVLLLVRSLLEQLDSGDALFLRAELQRSQLRCIVTALLLAQPHSHTDELRDGPQPGHPRSLRAALAFIEANLTEHIALGDIAEAADCAPRTISSAFRDRLGLSPMSYVRNLRLDRIRQDILTTTDNVGTIAYRWGVSHLGRFAGDYHGRFNELPSDTAARR comes from the coding sequence GTGTCCGGCGCGATCGCCGCATCGTGCGGCGGCCTGAACACCACCCTCGACACCGCCACGGCCGGGGTCGTCAACCCCGGAGACACTCAGGAGCTGCGCCCCGCGCGCCCAACCCCTTCACGCTTTCTGGGCCTTCGGATCGACGCCGCCCTGGTCGACCAGGAATTCACCGCGCTGACCGGGCGCCCGCCGGTGTCCCCCATCCGCTTCGACTTCGCCCTCGACCTGGCCGAGCCCAAGGGCCGGGCCGTACTGCTGCTGGTCCGCTCCCTCCTGGAGCAACTGGACTCGGGAGACGCCCTGTTCCTGCGTGCCGAACTCCAGCGCAGTCAACTGCGCTGCATCGTCACCGCGCTGCTCCTGGCCCAGCCGCACTCGCACACCGACGAGTTGCGAGACGGTCCGCAACCTGGCCACCCGCGCTCCTTGCGCGCAGCTCTCGCGTTCATCGAGGCCAACCTCACCGAGCACATCGCCCTCGGCGACATCGCCGAAGCCGCCGACTGCGCGCCGCGGACCATCAGCTCCGCATTCCGCGACCGGCTCGGCCTGTCGCCCATGTCCTACGTACGCAACCTGCGGCTGGACCGGATCCGTCAGGACATCCTCACCACCACCGACAACGTCGGCACCATCGCGTACCGGTGGGGCGTCTCCCACCTGGGCCGCTTCGCCGGCGACTACCACGGCCGTTTCAACGAGTTGCCCTCCGACACCGCAGCCCGCCGGTAA